The following coding sequences are from one Gossypium hirsutum isolate 1008001.06 chromosome A12, Gossypium_hirsutum_v2.1, whole genome shotgun sequence window:
- the LOC107929496 gene encoding pentatricopeptide repeat-containing protein At2g13600 produces MISQVLESIAIPPPLNQNLPKPHSHMPNTLSLFDKPVSSSNYASILESCNNPRLGKQVHAHTFKTGFSGQEFVDTKLLQMYGRFGCLGDAELLFDKMTLRNLYSWTAMISLYVDNGLFEEAFCLFEKLQFDNVLLDFFVFPVVLKICSGLGNVELGRQLHGILIKYRFVSNIYVGNALIDMYGKCGSLDDAKKVLETMPEKDRVSWNAIVTACAINGKVFEALGFFEPMSLCENSRPNLVSWSAIIGGFSQNGYDEEAIEMLFRMVREGIEPNAQTLASVLPAFARLQKLILGKEFHGYITRHRFMSNPIVVNGLIDVYRKCGDMTSAFQLFSKFSLKNVVSCNTMIVGYCENGNFSKAKELFDQMRTMAIKKHLISWNSMMSGYVNNSLFDEALNLFKHVLTEDGIEPNSFTLGSVLTACTDTYSLRLGKEIHSQAIIRGLQYNTFVGGALVEMYCKCQDIMAAQTAFNEVSERDTSTWNALISGYSRCNQIEDLQHLLTKMKEDGFEPNVYTWNGIIAGHVENDHHDKAMQLFSEMQISNIRPDIYTIGIVLPACSRSATVERGKQVHAHSVRCGYDADVYIGAALVDMYAKCGSIHHAVLAYNRILDPNLVSHNAMLTAYAMHGNGEDGIALFRRMITNGCRPDHVTFLSALSSCVHVGSVEMGRELFNLMQHYDVKPTIKHYTCMIDLLSRAGQLNEAYELIKSVPVEVDSVMWGTLLSGCVIHDNIELGEVAAERLIALETNNTANYVLLANLYAYAGKWSDLARTRQKIKDIGMYKIPGCSWIEDRDDVHVFLAYDKSHKRTEEIYATLDKLTLHMKTMAM; encoded by the coding sequence ATGATTTCTCAAGTGTTGGAATCCATCGCCATCCCACCACCACTGAACCAAAACCTTCCCAAACCTCACTCTCACATGCCCAACACCCTTTCCTTGTTTGATAAACCAGTAAGTTCAAGCAACTATGCTTCAATTCTCGAATCTTGCAATAACCCCAGACTTGGGAAACAGGTCCATGCTCATACTTTTAAAACTGGGTTTTCCGGGCAGGAGTTTGTGGACACCAAGTTGCTCCAAATGTATGGAAGGTTTGGTTGTTTGGGTGATGCGGAATTGTTGTTCGATAAAATGACGCTGAGAAACTTGTATTCTTGGACAGCTATGATTAGCTTGTATGTTGACAACGGGCTTTTTGAAGAAGCTTTTTGTCTGTTCGAGAAATTACAGTTCGACAATGTTTTATTGGATTTTTTCGTGTTTCCCGTTGTGTTAAAAATTTGTAGTGGCCTTGGTAACGTGGAATTAGGAAGACAATTGCATGGGATTTTGATTAAATATCGGTTTGTTTCTAATATTTATGTAGGTAATGCTTTGATTGATATGTATGGTAAATGTGGAAGCTTGGACGATGCTAAGAAGGTGTTGGAGACAATGCCTGAAAAAGATCGTGTGTCATGGAATGCTATTGTTACCGCTTGTGCTATCAATGGAAAGGTGTTCGAAGCATTGGGTTTTTTCGAACCAATGTCTTTGTGCGAAAATTCAAGACCAAATCTTGTTTCTTGGAGTGCAATCATTGGGGGTTTCTCGCAAAATGGATATGATGAAGAAGCCATTGAGATGTTGTTTAGAATGGTCAGAGAAGGCATTGAACCAAACGCACAGACTCTAGCAAGTGTTCTTCCAGCTTTTGCTAGATTACAGAAGCTGATCCTTGGCAAAGAATTTCATGGATATATCACGAGGCATAGGTTCATGTCTAACCCCATTGTTGTCAATGGATTAATTGATGTGTATAGGAAGTGTGGTGATATGACGAGTGCTTTCCAATTGTTTTCAAAGTTCTCACTGAAAAATGTGGTCTCTTGTAATACAATGATTGTTGGGTATTGTGAAAATGGTAATTTCTCCAAGGCCAAGGAGCTATTCGATCAGATGAGGACAATGGCTATCAAGAAACATCTAATTTCATGGAACTCGATGATGTCTGGATATGTAAATAATTCCCTGTTTGATGAAGCTTTGAACTTATTTAAACATGTTCTTACAGAAGATGGGATCGAACCCAATTCTTTCACTCTAGGGAGTGTTCTAACTGCTTGTACGGACACATATTCTTTGAGACTCGGGAAAGAGATACACTCTCAAGCCATTATTAGAGGCCTGCAATATAATACCTTTGTTGGCGGAGCTTTGGTAGAAATGTACTGTAAATGTCAAGACATAATGGCTGCACAAACTGCTTTCAATGAAGTGAGCGAGCGTGATACGTCAACGTGGAATGCTCTGATATCTGGCTATTCCCGCTGCAATCAGATCGAAGACCTTCAGCATCTGCTTACAAAAATGAAAGAAGATGGTTTCGAGCCCAATGTTTATACGTGGAACGGTATCATTGCAGGTCATGTGGAAAATGACCACCATGATAAAGCCATGCAATTGTTCTCTGAAATGCAGATTTCAAATATAAGGCCTGACATTTACACTATTGGAATAGTTTTACCTGCTTGTTCAAGGTCAGCCACCGTCGAGCGGGGAAAGCAGGTTCATGCACATTCAGTTCGATGCGGTTATGATGCTGACGTCTACATAGGGGCAGCCCTTGTGGATATGTATGCCAAATGTGGGAGTATACATCATGCAGTACTAGCATATAATAGAATCTTAGACCCAAATTTGGTGTCCCACAATGCTATGCTAACAGCATATGCCATGCATGGAAACGGGGAGGATGGAATTGCTCTGTTTAGAAGAATGATAACAAATGGCTGTAGGCCAGATCATGTCACTTTCCTTTCAGCTCTTTCTTCATGTGTTCACGTTGGGTCAGTCGAGATGGGCCGGGAATTATTCAATCTGATGCAGCACTATGATGTCAAACCCACTATAAAACACTATACATGCATGATTGATCTGCTTAGTCGAGCTGGTCAGCTTAATGAAGCTTATGAACTAATCAAGAGCGTTCCGGTGGAAGTTGATTCAGTGATGTGGGGTACCTTGCTTAGCGGCTGTGTTATTCATGACAACATCGAGTTGGGAGAAGTCGCAGCCGAGAGACTTATAGCGTTGGAAACAAATAATACCGCGAACTATGTACTCTTGGCAAACTTATATGCTTATGCTGGAAAATGGTCTGATCTAGCAAGAACAAGACAAAAAATTAAAGACATTGGGATGTATAAGATCCCAGGATGTAGTTGGATAGAAGACAGGGATGATGTTCACGTATTTCTTGCATACGATAAGTCTCATAAGAGAACAGAGGAAATCTATGCTACATTGGATAAACTAACCCTCCACATGAAAACAATGGCAATGTAA